In Silene latifolia isolate original U9 population chromosome X, ASM4854445v1, whole genome shotgun sequence, the following proteins share a genomic window:
- the LOC141618507 gene encoding putative protein phosphatase 2C member 13, mitochondrial — protein sequence MLCGTFLRIIITQVESFGILARGNSWVGSANRVLPEYRGSSYPWNCEVRRFRATVKMMVDTGTTENRGGIINTLPEKEDDGGYISGGCKSEDGKLSCGYSSFRGKRASMEDFYDVKMSYVDGKTVCLFGIFDGHGGSRAAEYLKQHLFENLMKHPQFLTDTKFAISETYKKTDTDFLDAEKDTFRDDGSTASTAILVQNQLYVANVGDSRAVISKAGKAIALSEDQKPNRSDERKRIESAGGVVMWAGTWRVGGVLAMSRAFGNRMLKQFVVAEPEIQQQEVNEELEVIVLASDGLWDVVPNEDAVSIARAEEEPEVAARKLTETAFNRGSADNITCIVVKFNHNMAKLAIPQSEHDKDTELQQDESEEAKHQHEVTLEQGQVEFDVLHDQEMGTELQSEPKGSPSHPAGEKSSD from the exons ATGTTATGTGGCACTTTCCTAAGGATAATCATAACTCAAGTTGAGAGTTTCGGAATTCTTGCCAGAGGAAATTCATGGGTTGGAAGTGCTAATCGAGTTTTACCTGAATATCGGGGCTCTTCTTATCCCTGGAATTGTGAAGTTAGAAGGTTCAGGGCTACTGTGAAAATGATGGTTGATACAGGTACTACTGAGAATCGGGGTGGCATAATCAATACCTTGCCAGAGAAAGAAGACGATGGTGGCTATATTAGCGGAGGATGCAAAAG tgaagatggaaagttaagcTGTGGGTATTCAAGTTTCCGGGGAAAGAGAGCTAGCATGGAAGATTTTTATGATGTTAAAATGTCCTATGTCGATGGGAAGACTGTCTGCCTTTTTGGAATATTTGATG GTCATGGTGGTTCTCGTGCAGCTGAGTATTTGAAGCAGCACCTTTTTGAAAATCTCATGAAGCACCCCCAATTTTTGACGGATACAAAGTTCGCTATAA GCGAAACATACAAAAAAACAGACACAGATTTCCTGGATGCTGAAAAGGATACTTTCAGGGATGATGGATCCACAGCTTCAACAGCTATACTTGTTCAGAACCAACTTTATGTCGCCAATGTTGGAGATTCACGAGCAGTAATATCCAAGGCTGGAAAAG CAATAGCCCTCTCTGAAGATCAGAAGCCAAACCGATCAGATGAACGAAAAAGAATTGAAAGTGCAGGAGGCGTTGTGATGTGGGCAG GTACTTGGAGGGTTGGAGGTGTATTGGCTATGTCCAGAGCTTTTGGTAATCGTATGTTGAAGCAATTTGTTGTAGCAGAACCTGAAATTCAG CAACAAGAAGTCAATGAGGAACTTGAAGTAATTGTTCTTGCAAGCGATGGGCTCTGGGACGTCGTTCCGAATGAG GACGCTGTCTCAATCGCCCGAGCAGAGGAAGAACCTGAGGTTGCCGCTAGAAAATTAACCGAGACGGCGTTCAATCGGGGTAGTGCTGATAATATCACCTGTATAGTGGTGAAGTTCAATCATAACATGGCAAAATTAGCCATCCCTCAGTCAGAACATGACAAAGACACTGAACTCCAGCAAGACGAGAGTGAAGAGGCCAAACATCAGCATGAAGTTACTCTCGAACAAGGCCAGGTCGAATTTGATGTTTTACATGACCAAGAGATGGGAACAGAACTACAAAGTGAACCAAAGGGTTCACCTTCTCATCCTGCAGGTGAGAAATCATCGGATTAA